One genomic window of Conger conger chromosome 9, fConCon1.1, whole genome shotgun sequence includes the following:
- the LOC133137560 gene encoding desmoglein-2-like protein, with the protein MERDVREFVAACPICARGKGSHQSPSGLLRPLPIPRRPWSHIALDFIMELPPSEGKTVILVVVDRFSKAAHFVALPKLPSAVETARLVIDHVFKIHGLPQDVVSDRGPQFASRFWRAFCSLLGASVSLSSGFHPETNGQTERTNHTLENTLRCLAAANPSSWSRQLTWAEYAHNTLQNASTGLLPFEAQFGYPPPPFPEPERGGEVPSAETFVRRCRSVWKKIGSNEENRTSIRYSLTGPGVDKEPYELFKVDKLNGQVKVNKILDREKMAVYELKGMAKFENGATAETPIVIRIVVEDENDNDPVFPEKQEGAVSELSQSGTFVMKINATDADDPQTANGQVTYSILEQIPDGRSMFSIKETGEIYVQQSTLDRETHSSYLLKVKGTDMKGEKGCRTGTGTVTINILDVNDNVPTLDKSHYEESVMENTSKVEVLRIKAKDLDSINTDNWHTVFSIVSGNEAGYFAITTDEKTNEGVVTVIQSLDYEKVKEVNLKVAMHNKAAYHSSVVSAPGEITIKIKVKNKGPMFIPATKVISVSENSKVVSTHTVIDTYAAIDGDTLVTAKNIWYAKLNDPANWLIIDEKTAEIKLNQIPDRESEYVINGNYTVKIICQKNDIPAKTATGTIVLVVEDVNDNCPTLTNPNQIVCSSHTALPVSAKDRDADPNGPPFRFQVVPEGAKQEWTVEPANSTSVILRANQKLWPGRYKVQLDVWDQQGKACDKPQVLKLEVCTCEGEKTCVPSATFGVLGLGTLLLALLLLLSVPLLLVSCMHEGLNRPINPTKQQLINSITEDTVKDVLRIYKDEGQESPISMGSVLCRGCEDRNYFEEADNNLDFLNNLGPRFETLAEICMGSAIKIDSVYSTAPVLPTTRYISTLLLTDRPGSTQGVYVVNEALRVGEMVPLREQGVPVLEPEPERGTGPGGAALCAERG; encoded by the exons ATGGAGAGGGACGTTCGGGAGTTTGTGGCCGCCTGTCCGATATGTGCTCGCGGCAAGGGATCCCATCAGTCTCCCTCAGGGCTATTACGCCCGTTACCCATCCCTAGACGCCCTTGGAGCCATATCGCGCTTGATTTCATCATGGAGCTGCCGCCATCCGAGGGCAAAACGGTTATTCTGGTTGTGGTAGATCGTTTCTCTAAGGCGGCTCACTTTGTGGCACTGCCAAAATTACCATCTGCAGTAGAAACCGCGCGCCTGGTGATCGACCACGTGTTTAAAATACACGGTCTCCCGCAGGATGTGGTGTCAGATCGGGGACCCCAGTTCGCCTCTCGGTTCTGGCGGGCGTTCTGTTCTCTGTTAGGGGCGTCAGTTAGCCTCTCGTCTGGGTTTCACCCAGAGACCAACGGACAAACAGAACGCACCAACCACACCCTGGAGAATACGCTCCGGTGCCTGGCGGCGGCCAACCCCAGCTCGTGGAGTCGGcagctcacgtgggcggagtatGCTCACAACACGCTACAAAATGCGTCCACAGGCCTCTTGCCCTTCGAGGCACAGTTTGGGTACCCGCCACCACCATTTCCCGAACCGGAAAGAGGGGGCGAAGTACCTTCTGCCGAGACCTTTGTTCGGCGGTGTCGGTCTGTGTGGAAGAAG attgggTCAAATGAAGAGAACAGGACTTCCATCAGATACTCTCTGACAGGACCTGGTGTTGACAAAGAGCCTTATGAGTTATTTAAAGTAGACAAATTGAATGGGCAAGTCAAAGTTAATAAAATTTTGGACCGAGAGAAAATGGCAGTTTACGAA CTTAAGGGTATGGCAAAGTTCGAGAATGGTGCAACAGCAGAGACACCCATTGTCATACGTATCGTCGTAGAAGACGAAAATGACAACGATCCAGTATTTCCCGAAAAACAAGAAGGAGCTGTCAGTGAATTAAGCCAGTCAG GCACATTTGTGATGAAAATTAATGCCACAGACGCTGATGATCCACAGACTGCCAACGGTCAGGTAACCTACAGTATCCTGGAACAGATCCCAGATGGCAGATCCATGTTCTCCATCAAGGAAACGGGCGAGATTTACGTCCAACAAAGCACTCTAGACAGAGAA ACGCATTCTTCCTATTTGTTGAAAGTTAAAGGCACTGACATGAAGGGGGAGAAGGGTTGCAGAACTGGTACAGGAACTGTTACTATCAACATCCTGGATGTCAATGACAATGTTCCCACACTGGATAAATCTCAT TACGAGGAAAGTGTTATGGAGAACACAAGCAAAGTGGAGGTGCTACGCATCAAAGCCAAGGACCTCGACTCGATAAACACCGACAACTGGCACACAGTTTTCTCGATCGTTTCAGGGAACGAAGCAGGCTACTTCGCAATCACAACGGACGAAAAGACCAACGAGGGAGTTGTAACAGTGATCCAG TCCCTTGATTATGAAAAGGTGAAAGAGGTCAACCTCAAGGTTGCCATGCACAACAAAGCAGCCTACCACTCAAGCGTTGTCTCGGCACCAGGTGAGATAACCATCAAGATAAAAGTGAAGAACAAGGGGCCCATGTTCATTCCAGCAACAAAAGTCATCTCTGTCTCTGAGAACAGCAAGGTGGTGTCCACACACACCGTCATCGACACTTATGCGGCCATCGATGGAGACACCCTAGTGACTGCTAAAAACATCTG GTATGCCAAATTAAATGACCCAGCCAACTGGCTGATAATTGATGAAAAGACTGCGGAGATTAAACTAAACCAAATACCAGATCGGGAATCCGAGTACGTGATTAATGGAAATTACACAGTAAAGATAATATGCCAGAAAAATG ATATCCCAGCAAAAACCGCCACTGGGACGATTGTCTTGGTGGTAGAGGACGTCAATGACAATTGCCCCACACTCACCAACCCGAACCAGATCGTCTGCAgctcccacacagccctgcccgTCTCGGCCAAGGATAGGGACGCTGACCCTAACGGTCCCCCCTTCCGCTTCCAGGTCGTACCTGAAGGCGCAAAGCAGGAGTGGACTGTTGAACCTGCCAATA GCACCAGTGTGATCCTGAGAGCCAATCAGAAGCTGTGGCCCGGGCGGTACAAGGTGCAGTTAGACGTGTGGGACCAGCAGGGCAAGGCCTGTGACAAGCCGCAGGTGCTGAAGCTAGAAGTATGCACCTGTGAGGGGGAGAAGACCTGTGTGCCTTCAGCCACTTTCGGGGTTCTAGGGCTGGGCACCCTGCTGCTggcgctgctgctgcttctgt CGGTGCCTCTTTTACTGGTGTCCTGTATGCATGAGGGCCTGAATCGCCCGATAAATCCTACCAAACAACAGCTGATAAATTCCATCACAGAAGACACAGTAAAG GATGTGTTGCGGATATACAAGGATGAGGGTCAAGAATCTCCAATCAGTATGGGATCAGTCTTGTGCAGAGGCTGCGAAGACAGAAATTACTTCGAAGAGGCCGACAACAACCTGGACTTCCTCAACAACCTGGGCCCCAGATTCGAAACATTGGCGGAGATCTGCATGGGATCGGCGATAAAGATCGACTCAGTCTACAGCACTGCCCCTGTCCTGCCGACCACCCGCTACATCAGCACCCTGCTGCTGACTGACAGGCCGGGGAGCACCCAGGGTGTGTACGTGGTGAACGAGGCTCTGCGTGTGGGGGAGATGGTGCCCCTCAGGGAGCAGGGGGTGCCGGTGCTGGAGCCTGAGCCTGAGCGAGGGACTGGTCCTGgtggagcagcactgtgtgctGAGAGGGGCTAA